The genomic window GATTTGTTAAGGTTAAACAAAGCTATTGAAGCTTTTTATAATAAATAATTATGGACGAAAACATCACGCCAAACAATGATAATTTAGATTTAGGAAACCAACAGCAAGATTTTGAAAATACCCTTTCGGGGAATGATGCTGTACCCGAATCTAATTTGGATTTTAAAAACCGTATCGATTTAAGCGAATTGCAACGAGGTATTGCACTTATCAAGGACGAAATAGGTAAGGTTATTGTAGGGCAAAAAGGAATGATAGATATGCTTATTGCATCCATTCTTGCAAACGGACATTCTTTAATAGAAGGTGTACCTGGTGTTGCAAAAACTATTTCGGCTAAGTTGTTAGCTAAATCTTTAGATGTTGGCTTTAGTCGTATTCAATTTACACCAGATTTAATGCCAAGTGATATTTTAGGGACATCGATTTTCGATATGAAATCTTCGGAATTTCAATTTAAAAAAGGACCTATTTTCTCTAATATGATTTTAATAGATGAAATAAATCGTGCACCAGCAAAAACGCAAGCCGCTTTGTTCGAGGTGATGGAAGAACGTCAAATTACTATCGATGGAAATAAATTCATAATGGATTTACCATTCATTGTTTTAGCGACACAAAACCCTATAGAGCAGGAAGGGACTTACCGTTTACCCGAAGCACAGTTAGACCGCTTTCTTTTTAAAATCGATATCGATTATCCAAATTTAGAAGAAGAAATAGAAATTATAAACAGAGAGCAAGCCTTACAAGGTGGATCGAAGACCGATAAAATTACAGCCCATTTAAGTAAAGCTGATATTTCTAAATTTCAAGTTTTGGTTAGTCAAATTATAATCGAATCACATTTGGTAAAATACATAGCCGATATTATTGTGAATACACGAAGCAATCCGTTTTTATATTTAGGAGCTTCACCACGTGCATCAATTGCAATTTTAAAAGCCAGTAAAGCCTTTGCAGCCATGAACGGACGTGATTTTGTAACACCAGAAGATATTAAGCAAGCAGCTATTCCTGTGTTGCAACACCGTGTTATTGTAACTCCAGAACGCGAAATGGAAGGTGTAACATCGAAACAGATTATTAAACAAATTATAGAAGCTGTAGAGATTCCTAGGTAGAGGTTTTTAAGTATTTAATTTGCAGTGAATAAGTATGTGGTACTCAGTATTCAGTAAAAAAAAGTAAGCAATATCCAGTAACTAACAACGAATATCTATAAATCAATAACAAAAACATTGAAACGTATTAAACCTTTTTACATACAAAATAGATTTTTCTACGCATGCTTAGCTATTATGGTTTTGTTTGTTTTAAGCTTTTTAGAGCCAAGATTGTTTAATTTGGTAAAGCTGTTATTGCTAGGGCTTTTTGCGCTAACTATTTTGGATACTATATTACTTTTTGTAGCTAAAAAGGGAATAAAAGGAACAAGGAAGTTGCCTGAGAAATTCTCGAATGGTGATCAAAATCCAATTGGTATTTCAGTTGAAAATTTCTATACATTTCCTGTTTATATTCAAATTATTGATGAAATCCCCATACAGTTTCAAGTTCGTGATTTTAAAATTGATAGAAAATTAGATGCTTCCAGCTTAACGGAATTGGAGTATGAACTGCGCCCAACAGAGCGTGGCGAATATCAATTCGGGAAACTTAATATTTATGTATCTTCTGTTTTTGGATTAATTTCTAGACGTTTTTGGTTTGATGATGATGTGATGATACCAACGTATCCTAGTTTTATTCAATTAAGAAAATATAACCTGCTTGCTATAAGTAATAATTTATTACAATATGGTATTAAAAAAGTTAGAAAACTTGGACATACCATGGAATTCGAACAAATTAAAGATTATGTTTTAGGAGATGATTTACGGACTATAAATTGGAAAGCGACAGCTAAGAAAAACCAATTAATGGTAAATCAATTTCAAGACGAAAAATCTCAACCCGTATATTCTGTAATAGATAAAGGGCGCGTTATGAAAATGCCATTCGATGGATTAACATTACTTGATTATGCCATAAATGCTTCGTTAGTAATATCGAATGTTGCTTTAAAAAAACAAGATAAAGCAGGGATTTTTGCGTTTTCTAAGAAAGTTGAAAATAGAGTAGTAGCAGAGCGCAGAACGTCGCAAATGAATTTGATTTTAGAAGCGCTTTATAATGTTAATACAGATTTTTATGAAAGTGATTTTGGCCGATTATATGCCGATGTAAAAAGAAATATAACACAACGAAGTCTTGTTTTATTATACACCAATTTTGAAACCTTAGATGGTTTACATCGCCAGTTGCCTTATTTAAAAGGGATTGCTAAAAGCCATTTATTGGTGGTTATTTTTTTTAAGAATACAGAATTGGATGGTTTAATTTCGGATAAGGCTGAAACTGTTCAGCAAGCTTATGATAAAGTGATTGCTGAAAAATTTGCTTTTGAAAAACGACTAATTGTTAATGAATTGAAGAAGTATGGTATTTATTCTATTCTAACAACTCCCGAAAACTTAACAATTGATACCATAAATAAGTATCTCGAAATAAAAGCAAGAGGTTTGCTTTAGTTTTGTGTGTTTTAGAAATACCAAAGCATCGTGATAGTTTAAGGTTCTTAAATAGAAAAGTTCGTAATTTATCTAAAGAGAAATATTTCATTTAGAAGAATTACGAACCTTATTTTTTATTGCTCTCAAATATTAATGAGACTCATTTATTTTTTCTCAGCTGTAATCTCTGCAATTTTACAAATTACTTCAGTCGCTTTAATAATACTTTCAACAGGTACATACTCGTAGCGTCCGTGAAAGTTATGTCCGCCAGCAAAAATATTCGGACAAGGTAAGCCCATATAGCTCAATTGTGAGCCATCTGTTCCTCCACGAATAGCTTTAATTAGAGGTTCTATATCTAAAGCTTTCATCGCTTTTTCGGCAATATCAACAATATGCATTACAGGTTCAATTTTTTCACGCATATTAAAATACTGATCTTTAATTTCGGTAGTAATCACTTCGTTTCCGTATTGTGAATTTAATTCAGCGGTTAACTTTTGCATCACTTCCTTTCTAGCTTCAAAATGATTGCTGTTGTGGTCTCGAATTATATATTTTAAAGTGGTTTCTTCAACATCACCTTCCATATTATGTAAATGGAAAAAACCTTGGTAACCTGTTGTGTGTTCTGGAGTTTCCATGCGTGGCAAAGAATTGATGAATTCAGTAGCAATGTACATAGAGTTTATCATTTTGCCTTTAGCATAACCTGGATGCACAATTTTACCCTTAATTTTTACAACGGCACCAGCAGCATTAAAGTTTTCATATTCTAATTCCCCAATCTGGCTACCATCCATGGTATATGCCCATTCGGCTCCAAATTTTTCAACATCAAATTTATGAGCACCTCTTCCTATTTCTTCATCTGGAGTGAAACCAACGCGAATTTTTCCGTGTTTAATTTCTGGATGATTCACTAAATATTCCATAGCCGAAACAATTTCGCAAATTCCAGCTTTATCATCAGCGCCTAAAAGCGTGGTTCCGTCTGTAGCAATTAATGTTTGCCCTTTGTATTGTAGTAAATCTTCAAAATAATCGGGAGAAAGAATAATGTTTTGTTCTTCATTTAAAACAATATCTTTTCCATCGTAATTTTCAATAATTTGAGGTTTTACATCCTTTCCTGTAAAATCTGGCGATGTATCAAAATGAGAAATAAACCCAATAGTTGGCACGTCGTGATCAACATTACTTGGCAAGGTTGCCATGATATATGCGTTCTCGTCAATAGTAACATCTTGTAAACCAATTTGCTTAAGTTCTTCGGCAAGTTTGTTAGCTAAATCCCATTGCTTTTCTGTGCTTGGCGTAGTTTCCGATGCTGGATCAGATTCTGTATCAACAGTTACGTAACCTACAAAGCGTTTTATGATGTGTTCTTTTGAAATCATTTTAGAAAATTTTTATTGTATTTGAAGAAAAAAATGCTCTTATTTTAATACTTCAAAAGTACGAATTTTAGTAATCAATGCACGAAAGTTTTGAGCAAAAATGATGCGATATAAATTGTATGAATTATTCTAATTTCTATTCAAAACCTTGTTAGTGTTACTATTTTTACTAGTTTATGAAGTTGGAATTGGTTTAGGCGTGATGAACATATTTAAATTTTTCAGTCTTTAGAATTGTTCAATTTTTTAATTAGACCTATTTTTGCACAAATAATCCTGATGTACAAACAATTACTACGCCCGATATTTTTTTCTTTCGATCCTGAAAAAATTCACCATTTCACCTTTTCATTAGTAAAATTCACTTCTAAAATCCCTGGTTTTAAATCTATATATAGAAGTTTTTATGTTTTAGAAGATGTTAAATTGGAACGAAAATTATTCGGATTAACTTTTAAAAACCCAGTAGGATTAGCGGCAGGTTTTGATAAAAATGCTGTTCTGTATAATGAATTAGCAAATTTTGGATTCGGTTTTATAGAAATAGGTACAGTAACTCCAAAAGAGCAAGAGGGAAACCCTAAAAAGCGTTTATTCCGTTTAAAGGATGATCAAGGAATTATTAACCGTATGGGTTTTAATAATAAAGGTTTACAGGCGGCTATTGAACAACTTAAAAAGAATAAAGGTAAATTAATTATTGGTGGTAATATTGGGAAAAATACCCAGACAAAACCAGAAGATTATACTAAAGATTACTTGGAATGTTTTAACGCATTGCATCCTTATGTGGATTATTTTGTGTTGAATGTGAGTTGCCCGAATGTAGGATCGCACGCTAAATTAAACGATAAAGATTATTTAGAAGAATTGATTGGGGCAGTACAAAATGCAAATGCAACTTTTGAAACTCAAAAACCTATCCTTTTAAAAATTGCTCCAGATTTAAATCATGCACAACTAGACGAAATTATAGAATTAGTTAGAGACACAAAGCTAGACGGTGTAATTGCAAGTAATACTTCAATGGATAGAAGTGGTTTAAAGGCTTCTAAGCAACGTTTAGAAAGTATTGGTAATGGAGGTTTAAGCGGTCGGCCGGTAAAGGAAAAAAGTACAGCGGTTATTAAATATTTATCTGAAAAGAGTAATAAAGCCTTTCCTATTATTGGTGTTGGAGGTGTGCATTCAGCTAAAGATGCATTAGAAAAAATCGATGCAGGAGCAGATTTGGTTCAAATTTATACAGGCTTTATTTATGAAGGTCCTAGTTTGGTGAAACAAATCAATAAGGCAATTCTTAATAATAGAAAGTAGCTATTTTATAAATCTTCTTGTAACGTTAGAACTTCCATTTTGGAGTTGTAAAATATAACTTCCAGCCGGTAAGTTGTTCACATTAATTTCATTGTTTTGAACATAACCATTTGCTAAGGCTTGGCCTTGAAGGTTAATAATTCTAAAACTTATTGATGTATCTATATCATTAGACGATAGATAAATATTACCATTCTGCACCGGATTAGGGAAAAGCTTTACTGCCGTTAAACTTTCTTTATCAAATTCCTCTTCTTCTATAACAATTTCAGGAATAACTCCGGGTTGGGTAAATCTGTTTATCTCTAATGTAAAATAAGTATACATACGAATAATTTGTTCTGCAGAAAAATGAGTTCTACATGCTTTCAAAGAGTAAGACATAATGTTACCTGTATCTGGAGTGAATTGATCTCCATTTGCATCGGTAGCATTTCCTGTATAATTACAAAAGGAATCAACGTTTTGATAAGATAATCCTGGATCTGCAGGTGTATCGCAAATACCATCACCATCAGTATCGCAGTTACTGCCGTCTACTAATTCTGTTGTTAGTTGCGAGTTATCAATACCATGCGTGTGCACAAGAGAAAAGATATGCCCAATTTCGTGTATTAAAGTAGAATCGTTTATAGAACAGTTATTTTTTACAACAACAATATCTTTATTGTCGCCGTTTTCACTATAACCACAAATTGAAGATTTAGATGCGTTTGTTAAATATTGAGCAAAATAGATATTTAAAATACCAGAAGTATAATGGTCGATTTCTAGTGTTTTTTCATCTCCTTTTGAAAAGTTCATTAAATCGTTATCGTCAATAAAATCGATATCTTCATATATTGAGAAGTTTATATTAATAGCTTTAAAAATATTATTTAAGTTTTCAAATGTGTTTTCTAACTCAGCGGTGTTAAGACCACCAGTACCATTAGAATATCTTAAAACATGAATTTTTATTGGAATATCTTGTATTGATTGAACATCTCCTTTAGAATTTGTAGATCGGTTCTGAGTAAAAGCTTTTTTAGCTATTTCTAATTCTTCAGCATGTTTTTTAAAATAGTTCAAAGAAACCTCAGAGCTAGTTGTTTGACATACTTGTGCTAATTCATTTTGGCCATAGCTAATGCAGCTAATTAACAAAAGAGCTAGCGAAGTAATAAAAAGATTAGTATTTTTTGAGAAAACATTCATTTTGGGGCAAATATTTTATCAAATGTATATTTTCTTTTAAAGGATTAAGAATAAAAACGTTGTAGAGAAAGATATACTCGGTAATAGTATAAAGTGCTCTTTTTTCAGGATTAAAAGCACTATTTTTTATTAGTTAT from Algibacter sp. L1A34 includes these protein-coding regions:
- a CDS encoding AAA family ATPase, whose amino-acid sequence is MDENITPNNDNLDLGNQQQDFENTLSGNDAVPESNLDFKNRIDLSELQRGIALIKDEIGKVIVGQKGMIDMLIASILANGHSLIEGVPGVAKTISAKLLAKSLDVGFSRIQFTPDLMPSDILGTSIFDMKSSEFQFKKGPIFSNMILIDEINRAPAKTQAALFEVMEERQITIDGNKFIMDLPFIVLATQNPIEQEGTYRLPEAQLDRFLFKIDIDYPNLEEEIEIINREQALQGGSKTDKITAHLSKADISKFQVLVSQIIIESHLVKYIADIIVNTRSNPFLYLGASPRASIAILKASKAFAAMNGRDFVTPEDIKQAAIPVLQHRVIVTPEREMEGVTSKQIIKQIIEAVEIPR
- a CDS encoding zinc-dependent metalloprotease, producing the protein MNYFKKHAEELEIAKKAFTQNRSTNSKGDVQSIQDIPIKIHVLRYSNGTGGLNTAELENTFENLNNIFKAININFSIYEDIDFIDDNDLMNFSKGDEKTLEIDHYTSGILNIYFAQYLTNASKSSICGYSENGDNKDIVVVKNNCSINDSTLIHEIGHIFSLVHTHGIDNSQLTTELVDGSNCDTDGDGICDTPADPGLSYQNVDSFCNYTGNATDANGDQFTPDTGNIMSYSLKACRTHFSAEQIIRMYTYFTLEINRFTQPGVIPEIVIEEEEFDKESLTAVKLFPNPVQNGNIYLSSNDIDTSISFRIINLQGQALANGYVQNNEINVNNLPAGSYILQLQNGSSNVTRRFIK
- the pepT gene encoding peptidase T, whose product is MISKEHIIKRFVGYVTVDTESDPASETTPSTEKQWDLANKLAEELKQIGLQDVTIDENAYIMATLPSNVDHDVPTIGFISHFDTSPDFTGKDVKPQIIENYDGKDIVLNEEQNIILSPDYFEDLLQYKGQTLIATDGTTLLGADDKAGICEIVSAMEYLVNHPEIKHGKIRVGFTPDEEIGRGAHKFDVEKFGAEWAYTMDGSQIGELEYENFNAAGAVVKIKGKIVHPGYAKGKMINSMYIATEFINSLPRMETPEHTTGYQGFFHLHNMEGDVEETTLKYIIRDHNSNHFEARKEVMQKLTAELNSQYGNEVITTEIKDQYFNMREKIEPVMHIVDIAEKAMKALDIEPLIKAIRGGTDGSQLSYMGLPCPNIFAGGHNFHGRYEYVPVESIIKATEVICKIAEITAEKK
- a CDS encoding DUF58 domain-containing protein, which produces MKRIKPFYIQNRFFYACLAIMVLFVLSFLEPRLFNLVKLLLLGLFALTILDTILLFVAKKGIKGTRKLPEKFSNGDQNPIGISVENFYTFPVYIQIIDEIPIQFQVRDFKIDRKLDASSLTELEYELRPTERGEYQFGKLNIYVSSVFGLISRRFWFDDDVMIPTYPSFIQLRKYNLLAISNNLLQYGIKKVRKLGHTMEFEQIKDYVLGDDLRTINWKATAKKNQLMVNQFQDEKSQPVYSVIDKGRVMKMPFDGLTLLDYAINASLVISNVALKKQDKAGIFAFSKKVENRVVAERRTSQMNLILEALYNVNTDFYESDFGRLYADVKRNITQRSLVLLYTNFETLDGLHRQLPYLKGIAKSHLLVVIFFKNTELDGLISDKAETVQQAYDKVIAEKFAFEKRLIVNELKKYGIYSILTTPENLTIDTINKYLEIKARGLL
- a CDS encoding quinone-dependent dihydroorotate dehydrogenase — encoded protein: MYKQLLRPIFFSFDPEKIHHFTFSLVKFTSKIPGFKSIYRSFYVLEDVKLERKLFGLTFKNPVGLAAGFDKNAVLYNELANFGFGFIEIGTVTPKEQEGNPKKRLFRLKDDQGIINRMGFNNKGLQAAIEQLKKNKGKLIIGGNIGKNTQTKPEDYTKDYLECFNALHPYVDYFVLNVSCPNVGSHAKLNDKDYLEELIGAVQNANATFETQKPILLKIAPDLNHAQLDEIIELVRDTKLDGVIASNTSMDRSGLKASKQRLESIGNGGLSGRPVKEKSTAVIKYLSEKSNKAFPIIGVGGVHSAKDALEKIDAGADLVQIYTGFIYEGPSLVKQINKAILNNRK